In Dermacentor silvarum isolate Dsil-2018 chromosome 2, BIME_Dsil_1.4, whole genome shotgun sequence, the following proteins share a genomic window:
- the LOC119441566 gene encoding uncharacterized protein LOC119441566 isoform X2: MSNDRRENSGAARSSRVVSLLESAEAVANELAALKTRHISALDELDALKAATDTLQTQCEQFVKANEGVSTRITELSTKIRQERASRLEKLTSFEQYINGTCNALEKIVWTPETHEKLAETLRIQMPELEQHCAYLDSRLESKRAELDQLQGQSTNNCSAEDATFGPEEQQAILQIFREEVSKYETTRRRLALQKHDLKEEIDRLSRRE; this comes from the exons ATGTCTAACGACAGAAGGGAGAACTCCGGTGCTGCCAGGTCATCGCGTGTCGTCAGTCTCCTGGAAAGTGCTGAAGCGG TGGCAAATGAACTTGCTGCTCTGAAAACACGACACATCAGTGCTTTAG ATGAACTTGACGCATTGAAGGCTGCGACTGACACCCTCCAGACTCAATGTGAACA GTTCGTGAAAGCAAATGAAGGAGTTTCTACGAGGATTACGGAACTTTCAACAAAAATTCGTCAGGAAAGGGCTTCAAGACTTGAGAAATT AACCAGTTTTGAGCAGTATATCAATGGAACTTGTAACGCGTTGGAAAAAATTGTGTGG ACTCCAGAGACGCATGAAAAGCTGGCAGAAACCCTGAGGATTCAAATGCCTGAGCTAGAGCAGCATT GTGCATACTTGGATTCACGTCTAGAGAGCAAGAGGGCTGAGCTGGACCAGTTGCAAGGACAGAGCACTAACAACTGCTCGGCAGAAGATGCCACATTTGGACCTGAGGAGCAGCAAGCAATCCT ACAAATCTTCAGAGAAGAGGTCAGCAAATATGAGACTACGCGTAGGCGTCTTGCACTGCAGAAGCACGATTTGAAGGAAGAGATTGATCGTCTTTCACGTAGGGAGTAG
- the LOC119441566 gene encoding uncharacterized protein LOC119441566 isoform X1, whose translation MSNDRRENSGAARSSRVVSLLESAEAERAVVEQYLRSLETHCSENLRNEILSVANELAALKTRHISALDELDALKAATDTLQTQCEQFVKANEGVSTRITELSTKIRQERASRLEKLTSFEQYINGTCNALEKIVWTPETHEKLAETLRIQMPELEQHCAYLDSRLESKRAELDQLQGQSTNNCSAEDATFGPEEQQAILQIFREEVSKYETTRRRLALQKHDLKEEIDRLSRRE comes from the exons ATGTCTAACGACAGAAGGGAGAACTCCGGTGCTGCCAGGTCATCGCGTGTCGTCAGTCTCCTGGAAAGTGCTGAAGCGG AGCGTGCGGTCGTGGAACAGTATTTGCGGTCGCTGGAAACGCACTGCTCAGAGAATCTGAGAAATGAAATCTTGAGCG TGGCAAATGAACTTGCTGCTCTGAAAACACGACACATCAGTGCTTTAG ATGAACTTGACGCATTGAAGGCTGCGACTGACACCCTCCAGACTCAATGTGAACA GTTCGTGAAAGCAAATGAAGGAGTTTCTACGAGGATTACGGAACTTTCAACAAAAATTCGTCAGGAAAGGGCTTCAAGACTTGAGAAATT AACCAGTTTTGAGCAGTATATCAATGGAACTTGTAACGCGTTGGAAAAAATTGTGTGG ACTCCAGAGACGCATGAAAAGCTGGCAGAAACCCTGAGGATTCAAATGCCTGAGCTAGAGCAGCATT GTGCATACTTGGATTCACGTCTAGAGAGCAAGAGGGCTGAGCTGGACCAGTTGCAAGGACAGAGCACTAACAACTGCTCGGCAGAAGATGCCACATTTGGACCTGAGGAGCAGCAAGCAATCCT ACAAATCTTCAGAGAAGAGGTCAGCAAATATGAGACTACGCGTAGGCGTCTTGCACTGCAGAAGCACGATTTGAAGGAAGAGATTGATCGTCTTTCACGTAGGGAGTAG